The Acidobacteriota bacterium genome has a segment encoding these proteins:
- a CDS encoding endonuclease Q family protein, with the protein MRFLADLHIHSKYSRATAKDMVLETLAPWAKVKGISLLATGDFTHPEWLFLMKERLEPMGNGFLRLKNGTTALDAPPFRGLPALSRPVAFILSSELSFIYSKGGKVRKVHVMLLAPDFESVERVNRRLQAVGNLASDGRPILGLDVRLFCRMVAEAAPRAVVIPSHIWTPWFSLFGANSGFDSIEECFEEMTPSIFALETGLSSDPPMNRRLSALDRYALVSNSDAHSPAKIGREANAFDTEFSFRGLMDALRANDPARFLYTVEFFPEEGKYHYDGHRKCGVVSSPRESLKTNDVCPKCGKKLTIGVLHRVEELADRESGAERPGPVPFKNLVPLNEVIAEALGKTPECQGVWDLYFRFIREFGDEHAILTEVPTSELARISPEKVAEGIDRMRRGQVSIAPGHDGEYGRISLFGEGPSPDACSPQLSLF; encoded by the coding sequence ATGAGATTCCTAGCCGATCTCCATATCCATTCGAAGTACTCGCGCGCCACGGCCAAGGACATGGTCCTCGAGACCCTGGCGCCCTGGGCCAAGGTTAAGGGCATCTCCCTGCTGGCCACCGGCGATTTCACCCATCCGGAGTGGCTGTTCCTGATGAAGGAGCGGCTCGAGCCAATGGGCAACGGCTTCCTGCGGCTCAAGAACGGGACGACGGCCCTGGACGCTCCGCCGTTCAGGGGCCTGCCGGCCCTGTCCAGGCCGGTCGCCTTCATCCTGTCCTCGGAGCTGAGCTTCATCTATTCGAAGGGCGGCAAGGTCCGCAAGGTCCACGTCATGCTCCTGGCCCCCGACTTCGAATCCGTCGAGCGGGTCAACCGGCGCCTCCAGGCGGTCGGCAACCTGGCCTCGGACGGCCGGCCGATCCTGGGCCTGGACGTGCGCCTCTTCTGCCGGATGGTGGCCGAGGCCGCGCCGCGGGCCGTGGTCATCCCCTCGCACATCTGGACGCCCTGGTTCTCGCTCTTCGGGGCCAACTCCGGCTTCGACTCGATCGAGGAGTGCTTCGAGGAGATGACGCCCTCGATCTTCGCCCTGGAGACGGGCCTGTCGTCGGACCCGCCGATGAACCGGCGGCTGTCCGCGCTCGACCGCTACGCCCTCGTCTCCAACTCCGACGCCCATTCGCCCGCGAAGATCGGGCGCGAGGCCAACGCCTTCGACACCGAGTTCAGCTTCCGCGGCCTCATGGACGCCCTGCGGGCCAACGACCCGGCCCGCTTCCTCTACACCGTCGAGTTCTTCCCCGAGGAGGGCAAGTACCATTACGACGGCCACCGCAAGTGCGGCGTCGTTTCGTCGCCGCGCGAGAGCCTCAAGACGAACGACGTCTGCCCGAAGTGCGGCAAGAAGCTGACGATCGGCGTCCTGCACCGCGTCGAGGAGCTGGCCGACCGCGAGTCCGGGGCCGAGCGGCCCGGCCCCGTCCCCTTCAAGAACCTCGTCCCGCTCAACGAGGTCATCGCCGAGGCCCTGGGCAAGACGCCCGAGTGCCAGGGCGTCTGGGACCTCTACTTCCGGTTCATCCGCGAGTTCGGGGACGAGCACGCCATCCTGACCGAGGTCCCGACGTCCGAGCTGGCCCGGATCTCCCCCGAGAAGGTGGCCGAGGGGATCGACCGCATGCGCCGGGGCCAGGTCTCCATCGCCCCCGGCCACGACGGCGAGTATGGCCGGATCAGCCTCTTCGGCGAGGGCCCGTCGCCCGACGCCTGCTCCCCCCAGCTGTCCCTCTTCTGA
- a CDS encoding bifunctional nuclease family protein: MEIEMKVKGLVVDPISKMPIVVLENPRNEQILPIWIGVFEANAIALTIENVPTPRPMTHDLLKSFLEKLGISIEKIVVNDVRNNTFFALIHCRRAEEAIVIDSRPSDAIALALRMSSPIFVEEQVVKKANGLRFDEKVESSEKLRKWLETLQPEDFGKYKM; the protein is encoded by the coding sequence ATGGAAATCGAAATGAAGGTCAAGGGTCTCGTCGTGGACCCGATATCCAAGATGCCGATCGTCGTGCTTGAGAACCCCCGCAACGAGCAGATCCTGCCCATCTGGATCGGCGTCTTCGAAGCCAACGCCATCGCCCTGACGATCGAGAACGTGCCGACGCCCCGGCCCATGACCCACGACCTGCTGAAGAGCTTCCTGGAGAAGCTCGGCATCTCCATCGAGAAGATCGTCGTCAACGACGTCCGGAACAACACTTTCTTCGCCCTCATCCACTGCCGCCGGGCCGAGGAGGCCATCGTCATCGATTCGCGTCCTTCCGACGCCATCGCCCTGGCCCTGCGGATGAGCTCGCCGATCTTCGTTGAGGAACAGGTGGTCAAGAAGGCCAACGGCCTGAGGTTCGACGAGAAGGTCGAATCCTCCGAGAAGCTGCGGAAATGGCTCGAAACCCTGCAGCCGGAGGATTTCGGCAAGTACAAGATGTAA
- a CDS encoding LptF/LptG family permease yields MARLVDRYVLREVVPPFLVGLLLVTFVLLMNQVLLAADLFIDKGVPALQALRLLALLVPSMLVFALPMAVLMGILGGLARLSADSEIVALAAAGVGARRLARPLVAFGLCGFLLTLPLALYWAPRANDAWVRDMTASVLGRVRLKVEPLEFNETFPGLVFLVREVGRDGAWTGVFASLNRDASHPRLIMARSGRLRLFPDERRAVLELADGIAYSGTPASPGEDAVTTFDRLEEEIDVAGIIPSLTVEKRVREKDIGELVRDLRSLEAESRAGRPQPRQLRAHRIEIHKKLALPAACLVFALLGLPLGAMTGRTGRIGGFSLALVIIILYYVLLTAGETAAMDGRLSAALGMWGPDIILAAAGAGLVLASKRRVPAIFRRPPRPESRPVASARTAPAARPAPAGRDRSPAASPRLPGLLDRYVSRRFLGVLAFVLAALAAAAFLFMFFENLEEALRAGAPVGLLARFVLYRLPEFLAFLLPAAVLTAALLALGLLARTNEATALKACGVSVYRTVLPIVLLAAAAGLLGFLIQERVVPAAHQRAEAAWNELHGQPSRLSGYVNRHWVVGAHLGRIYHFDYFEPGSSTFGRLSVFDIDTRRWSLARRTYAEKAAFEGDQLAYRDGWTRDYAAAPGPAFLRSAAGRVDAADDRPAFRGAPWQERLEMTYGQLRRYAADVRAMGFPAVRLRAALAEKIALPFVSLIMALLAVPFGFRLGRKGTLAGVGLSLAIAIAYWGTFAVFRSLGAAGLLSPFLGAWGANLLFGLGGIAGLLRLRT; encoded by the coding sequence ATGGCCCGGCTCGTCGATCGCTACGTTCTGCGCGAGGTCGTTCCGCCCTTCCTCGTCGGCCTCCTGCTCGTCACCTTCGTCCTGCTGATGAACCAGGTCCTGCTCGCGGCCGACCTGTTCATCGACAAGGGCGTCCCGGCCCTTCAGGCGCTCCGGCTGCTGGCGCTTCTCGTTCCGTCCATGCTCGTCTTCGCCCTGCCGATGGCCGTCCTGATGGGCATCCTCGGCGGGCTGGCCCGGCTCTCGGCCGACTCGGAGATCGTCGCCCTGGCCGCCGCCGGGGTCGGGGCCCGCCGCCTGGCCCGTCCCCTCGTTGCCTTCGGCCTGTGCGGCTTCCTGCTGACCCTGCCGCTCGCCCTCTATTGGGCCCCCCGGGCCAACGACGCCTGGGTCCGGGACATGACCGCCTCGGTCCTCGGCCGCGTCCGCCTGAAGGTCGAGCCTCTCGAGTTCAACGAAACGTTCCCGGGACTGGTCTTTCTTGTCCGAGAGGTCGGCCGGGACGGGGCCTGGACCGGCGTTTTCGCCTCCCTGAACCGGGATGCCTCGCATCCCCGCCTGATCATGGCCCGCTCGGGCAGGCTCCGCCTGTTCCCGGACGAGCGGCGGGCCGTCCTGGAGCTCGCCGACGGCATCGCCTATTCCGGGACGCCGGCCTCGCCCGGCGAGGACGCCGTGACCACCTTCGACCGCCTGGAGGAGGAGATCGATGTCGCCGGGATCATCCCCTCCCTGACCGTCGAAAAGAGGGTCCGGGAGAAGGACATCGGCGAGCTCGTCCGCGATCTGCGGTCCCTCGAGGCCGAGTCCCGCGCGGGCCGGCCCCAGCCGCGGCAGCTCCGGGCCCACCGGATCGAGATCCACAAAAAGCTCGCCCTGCCGGCGGCCTGCCTCGTCTTCGCCCTTCTCGGCCTGCCGCTCGGGGCCATGACCGGCCGGACCGGGCGCATCGGCGGCTTCTCGCTGGCCCTGGTCATCATCATTCTCTATTACGTCCTGCTCACGGCCGGCGAAACGGCGGCCATGGACGGCCGCCTGTCCGCCGCGCTGGGCATGTGGGGCCCGGACATCATCCTGGCCGCGGCCGGGGCGGGGCTTGTCCTGGCCTCCAAGCGCCGGGTCCCGGCGATATTCCGCAGGCCGCCGCGGCCCGAGTCCCGGCCCGTCGCTTCGGCCCGGACCGCTCCTGCGGCGAGACCGGCGCCCGCCGGCCGGGACCGCTCCCCGGCCGCATCCCCCCGTCTCCCGGGCCTCCTCGACCGCTACGTCTCGAGGCGCTTCCTGGGCGTCCTGGCCTTCGTCCTCGCGGCCCTGGCCGCCGCCGCTTTCCTGTTCATGTTCTTCGAAAACCTGGAAGAGGCTCTCCGCGCCGGCGCTCCGGTCGGGCTCCTGGCCCGTTTCGTCCTGTACAGGCTGCCCGAGTTCCTGGCCTTCCTCCTGCCGGCGGCAGTTCTGACGGCGGCGCTCCTCGCCCTCGGCCTCCTGGCCCGAACGAACGAAGCCACGGCCTTGAAAGCGTGCGGCGTCAGCGTCTACCGGACCGTCCTGCCGATCGTTCTCCTGGCCGCGGCCGCCGGCCTCCTGGGCTTCCTCATCCAGGAGCGCGTCGTGCCCGCCGCGCATCAGAGAGCCGAAGCCGCCTGGAACGAGCTGCACGGCCAACCCTCCCGGCTCTCCGGCTACGTCAACCGCCATTGGGTCGTCGGCGCACACCTCGGCCGGATCTACCATTTCGATTATTTCGAGCCCGGCTCGTCGACGTTCGGACGGCTCTCCGTCTTCGATATCGACACCCGGCGCTGGAGCCTCGCCCGCCGCACCTACGCCGAGAAAGCCGCGTTCGAGGGAGATCAGCTGGCGTACCGGGACGGCTGGACCAGGGACTATGCCGCGGCCCCGGGCCCGGCTTTCCTGCGGTCGGCGGCCGGGCGCGTCGACGCGGCCGACGATCGGCCCGCCTTCCGGGGGGCGCCCTGGCAGGAGCGGCTGGAGATGACCTACGGCCAGCTGCGGCGCTATGCGGCCGACGTCCGGGCCATGGGCTTTCCCGCCGTCCGGCTGCGGGCGGCCCTGGCCGAGAAGATCGCCCTGCCGTTCGTCAGCCTGATCATGGCCCTGCTGGCCGTCCCCTTCGGCTTTCGCCTGGGCCGCAAGGGGACGCTGGCGGGCGTCGGCCTCAGCCTGGCCATCGCCATTGCCTATTGGGGGACCTTCGCCGTTTTCCGCAGCCTCGGCGCCGCGGGCCTCCTCAGCCCGTTCCTCGGGGCCTGGGGAGCCAACCTTCTCTTCGGGCTGGGAGGGATAGCGGGGCTGCTGCGGCTTCGGACCTGA
- the groL gene encoding chaperonin GroEL (60 kDa chaperone family; promotes refolding of misfolded polypeptides especially under stressful conditions; forms two stacked rings of heptamers to form a barrel-shaped 14mer; ends can be capped by GroES; misfolded proteins enter the barrel where they are refolded when GroES binds) yields MMAKQILSGDDARHALLKGVNVLSNVVKATLGPRGKNIVLDKKFGSPTSTKDGVTVAKEVELKDPWENMGAQLVKEVASKTSDVAGDGTTTATVLAQAIYGEGLRYVTAGSNPTVIKKGVDKAVESIIGELKKMSREVSGEMIAQVGAISANNDPSIGKIIAEAMDKVGKDGVITVEEAKGLETTMETVEGMQFDRGYLSPYFVTDPERMECVLEKPLILLHEKKISNLKDFLPLLENVARMGRSLLVVAEEVEGEALATLVVNKLKGTFQCCAVKAPGFGDRRKAMLEDIAVLTGGQVITEEIGVKLEKVGADWLGEAKKVVIDKDNTTIVEGTGKPGAVQARIKQIRVQIEDTTSDYDREKLQERLAKMVGGVALIKVGAATETELKEKKARVEDAMHATKAAVEEGIVPGGGVALIRAQKALEKLELEGDEKIGANIVKRAIEEPMRQIAANAGFEGSVVVEKVKEMKQDMGFNALSETYEDMIKGGILDPTKVVRIALQNASSIAGLLLTTEGLIAELPEEDKKPAYPTPPGDMY; encoded by the coding sequence ATCATGGCTAAACAGATCCTTTCCGGAGACGATGCCCGTCATGCCCTGCTCAAGGGCGTCAACGTTCTCAGCAATGTCGTCAAGGCGACGCTCGGCCCCCGCGGCAAGAACATCGTCCTCGACAAGAAGTTCGGCTCCCCGACGAGCACCAAGGACGGCGTGACCGTCGCCAAGGAAGTCGAGCTCAAGGACCCCTGGGAGAACATGGGCGCCCAGCTGGTCAAGGAAGTCGCGTCCAAGACGTCCGACGTCGCCGGCGACGGCACGACGACCGCCACGGTCCTGGCCCAGGCCATCTACGGCGAGGGCCTGCGCTACGTCACGGCCGGCTCCAACCCGACGGTGATCAAGAAGGGCGTCGACAAGGCCGTCGAATCGATCATCGGCGAGCTCAAGAAGATGAGCCGCGAGGTCAGCGGCGAGATGATCGCCCAGGTCGGCGCCATCTCGGCCAACAACGATCCGTCGATCGGCAAGATCATCGCCGAGGCCATGGACAAGGTCGGCAAGGACGGCGTCATCACGGTCGAGGAGGCCAAGGGCCTCGAGACCACGATGGAGACGGTCGAGGGCATGCAGTTCGACCGGGGCTACCTGTCGCCCTACTTCGTGACCGATCCCGAGCGGATGGAATGCGTCCTCGAGAAGCCTCTGATCCTCCTCCATGAGAAGAAGATCAGCAACCTCAAGGACTTCCTGCCCCTGCTCGAGAACGTCGCCCGCATGGGCCGGTCCCTGCTCGTCGTGGCCGAGGAGGTCGAGGGCGAGGCCCTGGCCACCCTGGTCGTCAACAAGCTCAAGGGCACCTTCCAGTGCTGCGCCGTCAAGGCCCCGGGCTTCGGCGACCGCCGCAAGGCCATGCTGGAGGACATCGCCGTCCTGACCGGCGGCCAGGTCATCACCGAGGAGATCGGCGTCAAGTTGGAGAAGGTCGGCGCCGATTGGCTCGGCGAAGCGAAGAAGGTCGTCATCGACAAGGACAATACGACCATCGTCGAGGGCACGGGCAAGCCGGGCGCCGTCCAGGCCCGGATCAAGCAGATCCGTGTTCAGATCGAGGACACGACTTCCGACTACGACCGGGAGAAGCTCCAGGAGCGGCTGGCCAAGATGGTCGGCGGCGTGGCCCTGATCAAGGTCGGCGCGGCCACCGAGACCGAGCTCAAGGAGAAGAAGGCCCGGGTCGAGGACGCCATGCACGCCACCAAGGCGGCCGTCGAGGAGGGCATCGTGCCCGGCGGCGGCGTGGCCCTGATCCGCGCCCAGAAGGCGCTCGAAAAGCTCGAGCTCGAAGGCGACGAGAAGATCGGCGCCAACATCGTCAAGAGGGCCATCGAAGAGCCCATGCGCCAGATCGCGGCCAACGCCGGATTCGAAGGCTCCGTGGTCGTCGAGAAGGTCAAAGAGATGAAGCAGGACATGGGCTTCAACGCCCTGTCCGAGACGTACGAGGACATGATCAAGGGCGGCATCCTCGACCCGACCAAGGTCGTCCGGATCGCGCTCCAGAATGCCTCCTCCATCGCCGGCCTGCTGCTGACCACCGAGGGCCTGATCGCCGAGCTGCCCGAAGAGGACAAGAAGCCCGCGTATCCGACCCCTCCCGGCGACATGTATTGA
- a CDS encoding co-chaperone GroES, with protein sequence MKVHPLYDRVLLKRMEEQEVKRGGIIIPDTAKEKPQEAEIIEAGKGRINDDGKTIALAVKKGDHVLIGKYSGTEVTVDGVELVIVREEEILAIIEK encoded by the coding sequence ATGAAAGTTCACCCTCTGTACGACAGAGTGCTCCTCAAGAGAATGGAGGAACAGGAAGTCAAGAGAGGCGGGATCATCATCCCGGACACGGCCAAGGAAAAGCCCCAGGAAGCCGAGATCATCGAGGCCGGCAAGGGGCGGATCAACGATGACGGCAAGACGATCGCCCTCGCGGTCAAGAAGGGCGACCATGTCCTCATCGGCAAGTACAGCGGCACCGAAGTGACGGTCGACGGCGTCGAACTCGTCATCGTCCGCGAAGAAGAGATCCTCGCGATCATCGAGAAGTAA
- a CDS encoding helix-turn-helix domain-containing protein, protein MDKKSSELNFHQRMEILVKDMVDKEISLKDALREFEKIFYEQADRKHQGNQTKMAQALGVHRNTLHNRAKLLKIKKKY, encoded by the coding sequence ATGGACAAGAAATCTAGCGAATTGAACTTCCATCAGCGCATGGAGATCCTGGTCAAGGATATGGTCGACAAGGAGATCAGCCTCAAGGACGCCCTGCGCGAGTTCGAGAAGATCTTCTACGAACAGGCCGACCGGAAGCATCAGGGCAACCAGACCAAGATGGCCCAGGCCCTCGGCGTCCACCGCAACACCCTCCATAACCGGGCCAAGCTACTGAAGATCAAAAAGAAATATTAG
- a CDS encoding CvpA family protein has protein sequence MNWLDYVILAIVVLTAIYGIFKGFVKQVIGLVAVIAGLILAVIYYAQASGIFRGFVKNRAVCNFLAFLLIFVLVLVAGTILGHLLTKAMVGPLAFANRLFGAVFGVISAVLVCGIVVFALVSFEMAKPAVETSVLAPACLGVARAVVHTVPKDLRQRFDESYKRIRESGGKHGQEI, from the coding sequence ATGAACTGGCTCGACTACGTCATCCTGGCCATCGTCGTCCTGACGGCCATCTACGGCATCTTCAAGGGATTCGTCAAGCAGGTCATCGGCCTGGTCGCGGTCATCGCCGGCCTGATCCTGGCGGTCATCTACTACGCCCAGGCCTCCGGGATCTTCAGGGGCTTCGTCAAGAACCGGGCGGTCTGCAACTTCCTGGCCTTCCTGCTGATCTTCGTCCTCGTCCTCGTCGCAGGCACGATCCTGGGCCATCTGCTGACGAAGGCCATGGTCGGCCCCCTGGCCTTCGCCAACCGGCTCTTCGGGGCCGTTTTCGGGGTCATCAGCGCGGTTCTCGTCTGCGGCATCGTCGTCTTCGCCCTGGTCTCGTTCGAGATGGCCAAGCCGGCGGTCGAGACATCCGTTCTCGCCCCGGCCTGCCTCGGCGTGGCCCGGGCCGTGGTCCACACGGTCCCCAAGGACCTGCGGCAGCGGTTCGACGAGTCATACAAGCGGATCCGCGAAAGCGGAGGGAAACATGGACAAGAAATCTAG
- a CDS encoding PHP domain-containing protein, producing the protein MSGRVDFHVHSNKSSDGDFSPAELVGFAGNLGLRAISIADHDTVAAYPEAVELGRRAGVEVIPGIELTTLFGGREFHCLLPFVDWTSPALAGIIAGQTECRLAETAERIEKVRALGFALTLDEVRAKSNGAPPLGVKIAQILLENPENRKHPALALFYKEENRGYAPYMFYKEYFAEGKPAFVPKRFVALLDVLAAAPATGGAPVLSHPGAYFQRTTPGDARTLKDHGLLGMEVYTFYHTAEQTAFYRDMAAELDLVATAGSDFHGRIKPHVVFGALREGDYGMVEKLRARRGGAA; encoded by the coding sequence ATGAGCGGACGGGTCGATTTCCACGTCCACTCGAACAAGAGCAGCGACGGGGACTTCTCGCCGGCCGAGCTCGTCGGGTTCGCCGGGAACCTCGGCCTGCGCGCCATCTCGATCGCCGACCACGACACCGTGGCCGCCTATCCCGAAGCCGTGGAGCTGGGGCGCCGGGCCGGCGTCGAGGTCATTCCCGGCATCGAGCTGACGACCCTCTTCGGCGGCCGCGAGTTCCATTGCCTGCTGCCCTTCGTCGATTGGACGAGCCCGGCCCTGGCCGGGATCATCGCCGGCCAGACGGAATGCCGCCTGGCCGAGACCGCCGAGCGGATCGAGAAGGTCCGGGCCCTGGGCTTCGCCCTGACGCTCGACGAGGTCCGGGCCAAGTCCAACGGCGCGCCGCCGCTCGGGGTCAAGATCGCCCAGATCCTGCTCGAGAACCCGGAGAACCGGAAGCACCCGGCCCTGGCGCTTTTTTATAAGGAAGAGAACCGCGGCTACGCGCCGTACATGTTCTACAAGGAATATTTCGCCGAAGGGAAGCCGGCCTTCGTGCCCAAGAGGTTCGTGGCCCTGCTCGACGTGCTGGCCGCGGCCCCGGCCACGGGCGGGGCGCCCGTGCTGTCCCACCCCGGGGCCTACTTCCAGCGCACGACGCCCGGGGACGCCCGGACGCTCAAAGATCACGGCCTGCTGGGGATGGAGGTCTATACCTTCTACCACACGGCCGAACAGACGGCCTTTTACCGCGACATGGCCGCGGAGCTCGACCTGGTGGCCACGGCCGGCTCGGATTTCCACGGCCGGATCAAGCCCCATGTCGTCTTCGGCGCCCTGCGGGAAGGGGACTACGGCATGGTCGAGAAGCTGCGGGCGAGACGGGGAGGGGCGGCATGA
- a CDS encoding phosphoribosylaminoimidazolesuccinocarboxamide synthase has translation MEQPIGDIELPGLPLFRKGKVRNVFEVEDKLLIVATDRISAFDWVLPSLITYKGKVLTQLSKFWFDFVGLVIPNHLIATETRDFPPVLAPFAGVLAKRSMLVKKTRVVPVECVVRGYLSGSGWKEYKATGKVCGIRLPKGLRESDQIVEPIFTPSTKAEKGHDVNISFKDVEREIGAELAGKIRKTSLELYQKAALYAVSKGIIIADTKFEFGLDGDDLVLIDEIFTPDSSRFWPLAQYEPGRPQPSFDKQFVRDYLETTNWDKNSPPPELPADIIAKTSQKYLEIYKVLTGLDDLA, from the coding sequence ATGGAACAACCCATCGGCGACATCGAGCTTCCCGGTCTGCCTCTCTTCCGCAAGGGCAAGGTCCGCAACGTTTTCGAGGTCGAGGACAAGCTCCTGATCGTCGCCACGGACCGCATCTCCGCCTTCGACTGGGTCCTGCCCTCGCTCATCACGTACAAGGGCAAGGTCCTGACGCAGCTGTCGAAATTCTGGTTCGATTTCGTCGGGCTGGTCATCCCCAACCACCTCATCGCGACCGAAACCAGGGACTTTCCCCCGGTCCTGGCCCCCTTCGCCGGCGTCCTGGCCAAGCGGTCCATGCTGGTCAAGAAGACCAGGGTCGTGCCCGTCGAGTGCGTCGTCCGCGGCTACCTGTCCGGCTCCGGCTGGAAGGAGTACAAGGCCACGGGCAAGGTCTGCGGCATCAGGCTGCCCAAGGGCCTCCGGGAATCTGACCAGATCGTCGAGCCCATCTTCACGCCCTCGACCAAGGCCGAGAAGGGCCATGACGTCAACATCTCCTTCAAGGACGTCGAGAGGGAGATCGGCGCCGAGCTGGCCGGCAAGATCCGCAAGACCAGCCTCGAGCTCTACCAGAAGGCGGCCCTGTACGCCGTCTCCAAGGGCATCATCATCGCCGACACGAAGTTCGAGTTCGGCCTGGACGGCGACGATCTCGTCCTCATCGACGAGATCTTCACGCCCGACTCCTCGCGCTTCTGGCCCCTGGCCCAGTACGAGCCCGGCCGGCCCCAGCCGAGCTTCGACAAGCAGTTCGTCCGCGACTACCTCGAGACGACCAACTGGGACAAGAACAGCCCGCCGCCCGAGCTGCCCGCGGACATCATCGCCAAGACCTCCCAGAAGTACCTGGAAATCTACAAGGTCCTGACCGGCCTCGACGACCTCGCATGA
- the pgeF gene encoding peptidoglycan editing factor PgeF — protein MTEDRRPFLSEPRLASVPGLVHGFGEARWSEADFLAFAASRGLRPVIMRQLHSDIVHRIDAAPSGALDGDALMTNVPGLVLVIRTADCLPALLVDEARRAVAAVHCGWRGTAGRILEKAVRAMGEAYGSKPEGLRAALGPCIGAACYEIGPEVREVFLGAGFPETVLVKRGDAPGVHVPELKAKYLLDLRAANIWLLAGLGVRKENIFSPGAVCTHCEPRLLSYRRFPADRRRMVNFIGLTP, from the coding sequence GTGACCGAGGACAGACGCCCTTTTCTCAGCGAGCCGCGGCTCGCGTCCGTCCCCGGACTCGTCCACGGCTTCGGCGAGGCCCGCTGGAGCGAGGCGGACTTCCTGGCCTTCGCGGCCTCCCGGGGCCTGCGCCCGGTCATCATGCGTCAGCTCCACTCGGACATCGTCCACCGGATCGACGCCGCGCCCTCCGGGGCGCTCGACGGCGACGCCCTGATGACGAACGTCCCGGGGCTCGTCCTGGTCATCCGCACGGCCGACTGCCTGCCCGCGCTTCTGGTCGACGAAGCCCGCCGGGCCGTGGCCGCGGTCCACTGCGGCTGGCGCGGCACGGCCGGGCGCATCCTGGAAAAGGCCGTGCGGGCCATGGGCGAGGCCTACGGCTCGAAGCCGGAGGGCCTGCGGGCGGCCCTGGGCCCCTGCATCGGCGCGGCCTGCTACGAGATCGGGCCCGAGGTGCGGGAGGTTTTCCTGGGGGCCGGCTTCCCGGAGACCGTCCTGGTCAAGCGGGGGGACGCCCCCGGCGTCCATGTCCCGGAGCTGAAGGCGAAATACCTTCTCGATCTGCGGGCCGCGAACATCTGGCTCCTCGCCGGGCTGGGGGTCAGGAAAGAGAACATCTTCAGCCCGGGGGCCGTCTGCACCCATTGCGAGCCGCGTCTCCTGTCCTACCGCCGCTTTCCCGCCGACCGGCGCCGGATGGTCAACTTCATCGGCCTGACCCCTTAG
- a CDS encoding P1 family peptidase, which translates to MPAKEETMSILAVTGLVLGLAAAAFAAAAPGPAPAARPRAREFGLIIGVLPPGPLNAITDVAGVKIGQVTIVEGRDVRTGVTVILPHGGNVFQDKVPAAISVGNGYGKLAGVTQVRELGTLESPIVLTSTLSVPAAADAVIDWTLGLPGNEKVGSVNPVVGETNDGWLSDIRGRHVTKARVLEAIRAAADGPVAEGAVGAGTGTTCFGYKGGIGTSSRRLPADRGGYTVGVLVQTNFGGVLTLRGVPFDRQAAGAPAAAPRSNPSGDGSCMIVVATDAPLDARNLERLAKRALLGIARTGGYFSNGSGDYAIAFSAAESVRVPNASTSPTRTVTLLRDDAMSPLFQAAAEAAEEAIWNSLFKAVRTEGKDGRVAEALPLDRVRELVR; encoded by the coding sequence ATGCCCGCCAAGGAAGAAACCATGTCCATCCTGGCCGTCACCGGTCTTGTCCTCGGTTTAGCCGCAGCGGCGTTCGCCGCCGCGGCCCCGGGTCCGGCCCCTGCGGCCCGCCCTCGCGCCCGGGAATTCGGCCTGATCATCGGGGTCCTTCCGCCCGGACCCCTGAACGCCATCACCGACGTGGCCGGGGTCAAGATCGGCCAAGTCACGATCGTCGAAGGCCGGGACGTGCGGACGGGCGTCACGGTCATCCTGCCGCACGGCGGGAACGTCTTCCAGGACAAGGTCCCGGCCGCGATCTCGGTCGGCAACGGCTACGGCAAGCTCGCCGGAGTGACCCAGGTCCGGGAGCTGGGCACCCTCGAGTCGCCGATCGTCCTGACCAGCACGCTGAGCGTGCCGGCCGCGGCCGACGCCGTCATCGACTGGACGCTCGGCCTCCCCGGCAACGAGAAGGTCGGGTCGGTCAACCCGGTCGTGGGCGAGACCAACGACGGCTGGCTCAGCGACATCCGCGGCCGGCACGTCACCAAGGCCCGCGTCCTCGAGGCCATCCGGGCCGCCGCGGACGGGCCGGTCGCCGAAGGGGCGGTCGGCGCCGGCACGGGGACGACGTGCTTCGGCTACAAGGGCGGCATCGGCACGTCCTCCCGGCGCCTGCCCGCGGACCGGGGCGGTTACACGGTCGGCGTGCTCGTCCAGACGAACTTCGGCGGCGTCCTGACCCTGCGCGGCGTGCCCTTCGACCGCCAGGCCGCCGGCGCCCCGGCCGCGGCGCCGCGGTCCAACCCGTCGGGCGACGGATCCTGCATGATCGTCGTGGCCACCGACGCCCCGCTCGACGCCCGCAATCTCGAGCGCCTGGCCAAGCGCGCGCTGCTCGGCATCGCCCGCACCGGCGGCTACTTCTCGAACGGCAGCGGCGATTACGCCATCGCCTTCTCTGCCGCCGAAAGCGTCCGCGTCCCCAACGCCTCGACCTCGCCGACCCGGACGGTCACCCTGCTCCGGGACGACGCGATGTCCCCGCTCTTCCAGGCCGCGGCCGAAGCGGCCGAAGAAGCCATCTGGAATTCCCTGTTCAAGGCCGTCCGGACCGAGGGCAAGGACGGGCGCGTCGCCGAGGCCCTGCCGCTCGACCGGGTCCGGGAGCTCGTCAGGTGA